A portion of the Acidisarcina polymorpha genome contains these proteins:
- a CDS encoding zinc ribbon domain-containing protein: MKDSTTLRDPDTGTTFADEMRLIPRWSVAIAALVFVIVQYFFWIVMPEHRNHPPPPVGFRIYFALSWSALAALYVLMVGYVSQDAPRRSMSLRFWIAICLIMPGGIGSVLYFLLRQPIISRCPACGTRTQADFHFCPQCACQISACCGQCYRSVSATDQYCVHCGHDLAADNTPSRLRAFQS; the protein is encoded by the coding sequence ATGAAAGACTCCACAACTCTCCGGGACCCTGATACAGGTACGACTTTTGCCGATGAGATGCGGCTCATCCCACGGTGGTCGGTGGCAATTGCTGCCCTCGTCTTTGTCATCGTTCAGTACTTCTTTTGGATCGTGATGCCGGAGCATCGCAATCATCCACCGCCGCCGGTTGGCTTCCGTATCTATTTCGCGCTTTCGTGGAGCGCGCTGGCGGCGTTATACGTCCTGATGGTCGGCTACGTCAGCCAGGACGCCCCACGCCGCTCGATGAGTCTCCGATTCTGGATCGCGATCTGTCTCATTATGCCCGGGGGGATCGGTTCTGTGCTCTACTTCCTGCTGCGCCAGCCAATCATATCCCGCTGCCCAGCCTGTGGGACACGCACCCAGGCGGACTTCCATTTCTGTCCGCAGTGCGCCTGCCAGATCTCGGCTTGCTGCGGACAATGCTATCGCAGTGTTTCTGCGACGGACCAATACTGCGTTCATTGCGGGCATGACCTGGCAGCGGACAACACGCCCTCTCGTTTACGAGCATTTCAGTCTTAG
- a CDS encoding LytR/AlgR family response regulator transcription factor codes for MSITALIIDDEQLAREELEYLLRDEGDIDVLAQGRNGIEAVELIQSHHPDVVFLDVQMPGLDGFAVLKRLVELQKSELKDGYPLPQIIFATAFDQYAVRAFDVNAIDYLLKPFDHARVLQALDRIRQRVQDSGTTDMHASSGEDRAQSSAPDSTGTRIEALLRLMEQQQAGARPSVSNLQSGKIVVQAQSRLLLIDQKDICYAAIDEGTISVATPLLEGQSKCRTLEELLDLLDPAIFWRAHRSYVVNINHIKEVVPWFKSSYQLRMADKKQTEIPVSRAQTRRLRELFKL; via the coding sequence ATGTCTATAACCGCACTGATCATCGACGACGAACAACTCGCCCGCGAAGAGCTCGAGTACCTGCTTCGCGACGAGGGGGACATTGACGTTCTTGCCCAGGGCCGCAACGGGATCGAGGCCGTAGAACTTATCCAGTCGCATCATCCGGACGTCGTCTTCCTCGACGTGCAGATGCCGGGCCTTGATGGTTTTGCGGTTTTGAAGCGGCTGGTCGAACTACAAAAGAGCGAACTCAAAGACGGGTACCCTTTGCCTCAGATTATATTCGCGACCGCTTTCGATCAGTATGCTGTTCGCGCCTTTGACGTGAACGCGATCGATTATCTGCTGAAACCCTTCGATCATGCCCGTGTCCTCCAGGCGCTGGATCGGATCCGGCAACGCGTCCAGGACTCGGGCACGACAGATATGCACGCTTCATCAGGGGAAGACCGTGCGCAAAGCAGTGCTCCCGACAGTACCGGCACCCGGATTGAAGCATTGCTGAGACTGATGGAGCAGCAACAGGCAGGCGCGCGGCCTTCCGTTTCGAATCTCCAGTCGGGGAAGATTGTAGTTCAGGCCCAAAGCCGGCTCCTGCTTATCGACCAGAAAGATATCTGCTACGCGGCTATCGATGAGGGAACAATCTCGGTCGCCACTCCCTTGCTCGAAGGCCAATCGAAATGCCGCACGCTCGAAGAACTGCTGGACTTGCTCGACCCCGCAATCTTCTGGAGAGCGCACCGCTCCTATGTGGTGAACATCAATCACATCAAGGAAGTCGTGCCATGGTTCAAGTCGAGTTATCAGCTCAGGATGGCGGACAAGAAGCAGACGGAGATTCCCGTCAGCCGTGCCCAGACCCGGCGCCTGCGAGAACTGTTCAAGCTTTGA
- a CDS encoding electron transfer flavoprotein subunit beta/FixA family protein: protein MKILVCIKQVPQKDAPLKLNESGTWIRDDVSYEVNEPDAYALEEALRQREKHGGEVVVITAGPARAQSVLREALAKGADRAIHLDDDRFVQLDSANTARALAAAIESESFDLIVTGLQSDDFGAAQTGILLAEILGLPHATIVIGIEKTESGVTLKRELEAGHYQYIDLPLPAVLMIQSGINKLRYATLIGIKQAKMKPVRKVSFAEIKAKLGRNRQKIERLYIPAKQKKTEMITGSSAEIAKKIVEHLKNHSRVI from the coding sequence ATGAAGATCCTCGTCTGCATCAAGCAAGTCCCCCAAAAAGACGCACCACTCAAGCTGAACGAATCGGGCACCTGGATTCGCGATGACGTCTCCTACGAGGTGAATGAACCAGACGCTTATGCGCTCGAAGAGGCGCTGCGGCAGAGAGAGAAGCACGGCGGCGAGGTCGTGGTGATCACTGCCGGGCCCGCCCGCGCACAATCTGTGCTTCGGGAGGCGTTGGCCAAAGGCGCCGACCGCGCGATTCACCTCGACGACGATCGGTTTGTTCAGTTGGACTCGGCAAATACGGCGCGCGCGCTGGCCGCCGCCATTGAATCTGAAAGCTTCGATCTGATCGTCACCGGACTGCAGTCTGATGATTTCGGCGCGGCGCAGACGGGGATTCTGCTGGCCGAGATTCTCGGCTTGCCTCATGCGACCATTGTCATCGGGATCGAGAAGACAGAATCGGGAGTCACGCTCAAGCGCGAACTTGAGGCAGGCCACTATCAATACATCGATCTGCCCTTGCCCGCGGTATTGATGATTCAGAGCGGTATCAATAAGCTCCGCTATGCCACTCTCATTGGCATCAAGCAGGCCAAGATGAAGCCGGTCCGCAAGGTCAGCTTTGCGGAGATCAAAGCCAAACTGGGACGAAACCGGCAAAAAATTGAGCGGCTTTATATCCCCGCGAAGCAAAAGAAGACCGAAATGATCACTGGATCCTCTGCTGAGATCGCAAAGAAGATCGTCGAACATCTCAAGAACCACTCCCGCGTGATTTAA
- a CDS encoding electron transfer flavoprotein subunit alpha/FixB family protein: MPDTILVVAEQREGKLNRVSFETIAAAQSIAHETGWIVEVVLPGHELSAAAAELATKAVKKVYLLESPSLETYTYDAYVQAMGQFLKEKQPKLVLFPHTYQVRDFAPRLALALDRTLISDSTGFKFESGRLLFTRQMFQGKFAADVSFAGEEPWLATIQNGAFRGDQVEPGSAPLETMTVAEPLASSRVVPHEVFQEAKQAVDLGQAEVIVAVGRGIREQKNLAIAEALADALGGDMAASRPICDNGWLPLDRQIGSSGQTVAPKLYIALGISGAIQHIVGMKGSGTIVAINKDAEAPIFEIADVGVVGNLFDIVPALTEEIKKVKAAG; the protein is encoded by the coding sequence ATGCCAGACACCATCCTCGTAGTCGCCGAACAACGCGAAGGCAAACTGAATCGCGTCTCGTTCGAAACCATAGCAGCCGCGCAATCCATTGCCCATGAAACTGGCTGGATCGTCGAGGTAGTTCTACCCGGCCACGAGCTCAGCGCCGCCGCTGCCGAGCTTGCCACTAAAGCGGTCAAAAAAGTCTACCTGCTCGAGTCGCCCTCCCTCGAAACCTACACCTATGACGCCTATGTTCAGGCTATGGGCCAATTTCTGAAAGAAAAGCAGCCGAAGCTGGTTCTCTTTCCACATACCTATCAGGTCAGGGATTTTGCGCCTCGACTGGCGCTGGCGCTCGATCGCACCTTGATATCCGACAGTACCGGATTCAAGTTCGAGTCGGGCCGGCTACTCTTCACCCGGCAGATGTTTCAAGGCAAATTTGCGGCGGACGTCTCGTTTGCCGGAGAAGAACCCTGGCTCGCTACCATTCAGAATGGAGCCTTTCGTGGCGACCAGGTGGAGCCCGGCTCGGCTCCTCTCGAGACGATGACGGTGGCGGAGCCGCTCGCATCCTCCCGGGTGGTTCCTCATGAAGTCTTTCAGGAAGCCAAGCAGGCAGTTGACCTGGGCCAGGCAGAGGTGATCGTCGCTGTGGGCCGCGGCATACGGGAACAGAAGAACCTGGCTATCGCCGAGGCCCTTGCCGACGCGCTGGGCGGAGATATGGCTGCCTCTCGTCCGATCTGCGACAACGGATGGCTTCCTCTGGATCGTCAAATCGGTAGCTCCGGTCAGACTGTGGCACCGAAGCTCTACATCGCCTTAGGAATCAGCGGGGCTATCCAGCACATCGTTGGCATGAAAGGCTCAGGAACCATCGTTGCCATTAATAAAGACGCGGAAGCGCCGATATTCGAGATCGCCGACGTGGGCGTCGTTGGAAACCTTTTCGATATCGTGCCAGCCTTGACGGAAGAGATCAAGAAGGTCAAAGCGGCGGGTTGA
- a CDS encoding general stress protein, translated as MAGKNTAVYGIYPNIESAEKAVDVLVAQGFSEQDVSVLMADTESNKQFAHQKHTKAPEGTAAGVTAGGVVGGTVGLLAGLGALAIPGVGPLIAAGPIMGALAGFGVGGAVGGLVGALVGAGIPEYEAKRYEGRVKDGGVLLSVHCETSEEITSAKNLLKGSGADDIASSSEGSAGKRDTDAVREGEKVHTTTY; from the coding sequence ATGGCAGGTAAGAATACGGCAGTCTATGGGATTTACCCGAATATTGAAAGCGCCGAAAAGGCCGTTGATGTGCTCGTCGCCCAGGGATTCTCGGAGCAGGATGTCTCCGTCCTGATGGCCGACACCGAGAGCAACAAACAGTTCGCTCACCAGAAACACACTAAGGCCCCGGAAGGCACCGCGGCTGGTGTGACCGCTGGCGGCGTAGTCGGCGGCACCGTTGGATTATTGGCTGGTCTGGGAGCACTGGCAATTCCCGGGGTCGGCCCACTCATCGCTGCCGGGCCGATCATGGGCGCGCTGGCCGGCTTCGGAGTCGGTGGCGCAGTCGGGGGTCTGGTCGGCGCCTTAGTTGGCGCAGGCATCCCGGAGTACGAAGCGAAACGCTACGAGGGACGCGTCAAGGACGGTGGTGTGCTTCTTTCCGTGCACTGCGAGACCAGCGAAGAAATCACCAGCGCCAAGAATCTGCTGAAAGGCTCGGGCGCCGACGATATTGCTTCGTCCAGTGAGGGTTCAGCTGGCAAACGCGACACCGACGCAGTGCGCGAAGGAGAAAAGGTTCATACGACAACTTATTAG
- a CDS encoding BON domain-containing protein: MQHLKSTLFGPILTSLTLMAILAVFQPALAQNQPDNSGQNKQQNTTADQQSSASSDRQMTAKIRKALVADKKLSMYAHNVKIIVRQGAVTLKGPVHSDDEKQKIQDLAAQIAGADKVTNQITVQPQ; the protein is encoded by the coding sequence ATGCAACATTTAAAGAGTACGCTGTTTGGTCCCATTCTTACGTCTTTGACTCTGATGGCGATATTGGCGGTCTTTCAACCCGCTCTCGCTCAAAATCAACCTGACAACTCCGGGCAAAACAAACAGCAGAATACGACGGCTGATCAGCAAAGCAGCGCCAGCAGCGATCGCCAAATGACTGCGAAGATCCGCAAAGCTCTGGTTGCGGATAAAAAACTTTCGATGTACGCCCACAACGTGAAAATCATCGTCAGGCAAGGCGCGGTCACTCTCAAAGGGCCCGTGCATTCCGACGATGAAAAACAGAAGATTCAAGACCTGGCAGCGCAGATCGCGGGCGCGGACAAGGTGACCAATCAAATTACCGTCCAGCCCCAGTAG
- a CDS encoding electron transfer flavoprotein-ubiquinone oxidoreductase has product MNEIHFRKPIDNIDRPQMDADVVIVGGGPAGLACALRLSQLIDNHNLHDPEAPLSKENIYVLEKAREAGQHCLSGALLDPRSMRELLPGFEAEAPMDAEVTKESVFFLTRTGQHKFPIVPPPLRDHGNYVISINKFVKWLAAKVEESGITIFTGFAGAELLFDQGGDVVAGVRTDDKGVNKQGERKANFEPGYDLHSKVTILAEGTRGNCAKQLIQRLDLEDPDHAQTYGLGVKELWEIPAGRIAKGEVIYTLGYPLTTREYGGAWIYGISDTEISLGYVTGLDYQDPRTDPNHVFQSFKSHPFIRRLLEGGKMVRYGAKSLPYGGWLTMPRLGGNGWMLLGDSASFLNSQRLKGIHLAIKSGMLAAETAYDALIQKKFSSAQLGDYKRRVDESWIREELYPVRNFHQGFEHGLIDGLVKAGVQQVLRGGNLGPDFTNRAGFENMRQLDTLGEHSHGREAFLGNAQGDGKITFDRLTDVYYSGTRHEDDQPTHLVIADLDICNTRCVKEFGNPCQYFCPAAVYEMVEDSIVRTEGDAGGNGTLASSAKRLQINFANCVHCKTCDIADPYQIITWVPPEGGDGPNYDGM; this is encoded by the coding sequence ATGAATGAGATTCATTTTCGTAAACCGATCGACAACATCGATCGTCCTCAGATGGATGCCGATGTCGTCATCGTGGGCGGAGGGCCGGCTGGACTGGCTTGTGCATTGCGCCTTTCGCAGCTGATCGACAACCATAATCTTCACGATCCTGAGGCTCCACTCAGCAAAGAAAACATCTATGTCCTGGAGAAAGCTCGAGAAGCAGGACAGCATTGTCTTTCCGGCGCGCTGCTCGATCCGCGTTCGATGCGCGAGCTTTTACCAGGCTTCGAAGCCGAAGCGCCAATGGACGCCGAGGTCACAAAGGAATCGGTTTTTTTTCTCACCAGGACAGGCCAGCACAAATTTCCGATCGTCCCTCCGCCGCTCCGTGATCATGGCAACTATGTCATCTCCATCAATAAGTTTGTGAAATGGCTGGCTGCGAAGGTGGAGGAAAGCGGCATCACCATCTTCACTGGCTTCGCGGGCGCGGAACTGCTCTTCGATCAGGGCGGAGACGTCGTGGCCGGTGTCCGCACGGACGATAAAGGGGTGAATAAGCAGGGTGAGCGCAAAGCTAATTTTGAACCCGGCTATGACCTGCATTCCAAGGTCACGATCCTGGCCGAAGGGACTCGCGGGAACTGCGCAAAGCAGCTCATCCAGCGCCTTGATCTGGAGGACCCTGATCACGCCCAGACCTACGGCCTCGGGGTCAAAGAGCTTTGGGAGATCCCCGCGGGGCGCATAGCCAAGGGCGAGGTGATTTACACCCTGGGGTATCCGCTGACCACACGAGAATATGGGGGCGCCTGGATCTATGGAATCAGCGATACCGAGATCTCTCTGGGATACGTCACCGGCCTCGATTATCAGGATCCCCGGACTGACCCCAATCACGTCTTTCAGAGCTTCAAGAGCCACCCGTTCATTCGTCGACTGCTCGAAGGCGGCAAGATGGTCCGCTATGGCGCGAAGAGCCTGCCTTACGGGGGATGGCTCACAATGCCACGCCTCGGGGGCAACGGTTGGATGCTGCTAGGAGATAGTGCCAGCTTTCTCAACTCCCAGCGACTCAAGGGCATCCATCTCGCCATCAAGTCGGGAATGCTCGCGGCGGAAACTGCTTATGACGCGCTGATTCAGAAGAAATTCTCGAGTGCTCAACTCGGCGACTATAAGCGCCGGGTGGACGAAAGCTGGATACGAGAGGAACTCTACCCGGTGCGGAACTTCCATCAGGGTTTTGAGCATGGCCTGATCGACGGGCTGGTTAAGGCGGGGGTGCAACAAGTGCTTCGAGGCGGCAATCTTGGACCCGATTTTACCAACCGGGCAGGGTTCGAGAATATGCGCCAGCTCGACACTCTGGGCGAGCATAGCCATGGCCGCGAAGCATTTCTGGGCAATGCGCAGGGAGACGGCAAAATTACTTTCGACCGCCTCACCGACGTCTACTACTCGGGGACCCGCCATGAGGACGACCAGCCTACTCACCTGGTAATAGCTGATCTGGACATCTGCAACACCCGCTGCGTCAAGGAGTTCGGCAACCCCTGTCAATACTTCTGTCCCGCGGCGGTTTACGAGATGGTGGAGGATTCGATCGTGAGGACAGAAGGCGATGCGGGTGGCAATGGCACTCTAGCGAGCTCCGCCAAACGCTTACAGATTAATTTCGCAAATTGCGTTCATTGCAAGACCTGTGACATTGCCGATCCGTACCAGATCATTACCTGGGTGCCTCCAGAAGGAGGCGACGGGCCGAACTACGACGGCATGTAG
- a CDS encoding GGDEF domain-containing protein, which produces MADLMVFHEIARALTSSLDLESILTTIMRQMQRFFRPETWALLLTDESRRDLYYAIADGRYGSQLSEVRVPYGQSMAGWVAERGETLIVPETSKHPLAEIGVDSHLGFEVRSAVCIPLRSRLRTLGVIQLFNLPPDTFSDYAISFLLVLCDFAAIAIENARAFERVQELTILDECTGLYNLRHFAESLRNEMKRSERLNLPMSLIFIDLDNFKLVNDQYGHQIGSRLLAAVSGTIRSQVRSIDLVFRYGGDEFIVLLPATGKRKAIQVANRLLYSFRNGPHDVSNDLHIDVTASFGVASFPEDGKSGHEILRVADARMYWVKGSSRNGIAFDGGEQSLEQPA; this is translated from the coding sequence ATGGCAGACCTGATGGTCTTCCACGAGATCGCACGCGCGCTCACATCGTCGCTGGATCTTGAATCCATTCTGACGACGATCATGCGGCAGATGCAGCGGTTTTTTCGTCCTGAAACCTGGGCGCTGTTATTGACCGACGAATCGCGCCGCGACCTTTACTATGCGATTGCGGACGGCCGCTACGGAAGTCAGTTGTCCGAAGTGCGGGTTCCTTACGGGCAAAGCATGGCTGGTTGGGTGGCAGAACGGGGTGAGACGCTGATCGTCCCGGAAACCTCGAAACATCCTCTTGCTGAAATAGGAGTTGATTCCCACCTGGGCTTTGAGGTTCGTTCCGCGGTCTGCATACCTCTGCGTTCGCGTCTGCGCACGTTAGGCGTCATCCAGCTCTTTAATTTGCCGCCCGATACATTTTCTGATTACGCAATCTCGTTCCTTCTTGTGCTCTGTGATTTTGCAGCGATCGCGATCGAAAATGCGCGAGCCTTCGAGCGAGTGCAGGAATTGACCATCCTTGATGAGTGCACTGGACTCTATAATCTTCGTCATTTCGCTGAATCGCTGCGGAACGAGATGAAACGTTCGGAGCGGCTCAACCTGCCGATGAGCCTAATCTTTATCGATCTCGATAACTTCAAGCTGGTGAACGATCAATACGGCCACCAGATTGGCAGCCGTCTACTCGCTGCGGTAAGCGGTACGATCAGGTCTCAAGTCAGAAGCATCGATCTCGTTTTCCGCTATGGAGGAGACGAGTTCATCGTTCTACTGCCCGCTACCGGCAAGCGCAAAGCGATTCAAGTAGCGAATCGTCTGCTCTACTCGTTTCGCAATGGACCCCATGATGTTTCGAATGATTTGCATATCGACGTGACCGCCAGTTTCGGAGTAGCCAGCTTCCCCGAGGACGGCAAGTCCGGTCATGAAATCCTTCGCGTCGCCGACGCCCGGATGTACTGGGTGAAAGGTTCGAGCCGCAACGGAATCGCCTTTGATGGAGGCGAGCAATCCCTGGAACAGCCTGCCTGA
- a CDS encoding ABC transporter ATP-binding protein: MLELHNVSRSYRGIPAIANVNFRVGTGEIVGYLGANGSGKSTTVKIITGILQPNDGKVLFEGVDIRADLAGFRAKLGYVPEEAHVYTYLSGLEYLQLVGRLRGMPEPLIQLKANKLLRLLGLESWRHSPISAYSKGMKQRVLIAAALMHDPKLLVFDEPLSGLDVDSARLFKDLLQQLAASGKAILYISHVLEVVEQICDRVVVIAQGRILADTAPSELTRLMKLANLESAFAQLVQQQDTKVLARELVETMLVEHA, translated from the coding sequence ATGCTTGAACTGCACAACGTTTCGAGAAGTTACCGAGGGATTCCGGCGATCGCCAATGTGAACTTCCGGGTGGGAACTGGCGAGATCGTTGGCTACTTGGGCGCCAACGGATCGGGAAAGTCCACCACTGTCAAAATCATCACCGGCATTCTCCAGCCGAATGACGGAAAAGTCTTGTTCGAAGGTGTAGACATCCGCGCCGATCTGGCTGGATTTCGGGCTAAGCTGGGATACGTTCCCGAAGAGGCGCACGTGTACACCTACCTCTCCGGTTTGGAATATCTTCAGCTGGTGGGGCGCTTACGCGGCATGCCTGAGCCGCTCATCCAGCTCAAAGCCAACAAGCTGCTCCGCCTGCTGGGCCTCGAATCCTGGCGGCATTCTCCGATCTCCGCATATTCGAAAGGTATGAAGCAGCGGGTGCTGATCGCGGCGGCGCTCATGCATGATCCCAAACTGCTGGTTTTCGATGAACCGCTCTCCGGGCTGGATGTCGACTCGGCGCGACTCTTCAAGGACTTGCTGCAGCAACTGGCTGCGAGCGGAAAAGCGATTCTCTATATCTCCCATGTTCTCGAAGTGGTCGAGCAAATCTGCGATCGGGTGGTGGTGATCGCCCAGGGTAGGATCCTCGCCGACACCGCGCCCTCTGAGCTGACCAGGCTGATGAAGCTTGCTAATCTTGAAAGCGCCTTCGCTCAACTGGTGCAGCAGCAGGATACCAAGGTGTTAGCTCGCGAGTTGGTCGAAACCATGCTGGTGGAACATGCTTAG
- a CDS encoding PadR family transcriptional regulator, with amino-acid sequence MAVEAKLSHTAALILQAIHAGQVYGFSVMERTGLPSGTVYTALRRMERDGLIHSKWEQQSIADAEQRPLRKYYKLTQAGGEMLSALYKRYPLLERLIPSPEVENA; translated from the coding sequence ATGGCCGTTGAAGCGAAGCTCTCCCATACCGCTGCCTTGATCCTCCAGGCCATTCACGCCGGGCAGGTTTACGGCTTCAGTGTCATGGAGAGGACCGGACTGCCGAGCGGAACTGTATACACGGCTCTGCGCCGCATGGAGCGCGACGGACTCATCCATTCAAAATGGGAACAGCAATCGATCGCCGACGCAGAGCAGCGGCCGCTGCGCAAGTACTACAAGTTGACCCAGGCCGGCGGAGAGATGCTTTCGGCACTTTATAAGCGGTATCCATTGCTGGAGAGGTTGATTCCTTCGCCGGAGGTGGAAAACGCATGA